The following proteins come from a genomic window of Rutidosis leptorrhynchoides isolate AG116_Rl617_1_P2 chromosome 10, CSIRO_AGI_Rlap_v1, whole genome shotgun sequence:
- the LOC139873395 gene encoding protein NUCLEAR FUSION DEFECTIVE 6, mitochondrial-like isoform X2 → MAGAAAARSFFRSTSVRNATARVTCESKCKTGTSPSPSSFRFSTIKPNSNRIIFRCPVEMSACLETMQPFHTVNASALMTSLLTLSRSSYAWLPQACNKDL, encoded by the exons ATGGCCGGCGCCGCCGCTGCCAGATCATTCTTCCGGTCAACTTCCGTCCGTAACGCCACCGCCAGAGTCACCTGCGAATCCAAATGCAAAACCGGCACATCTCCTTCTCCTTCTTCATTTCGCTTCTCAACAATAAAACCTAATTCTAATCGCATCATTTTCAG GTGTCCAGTAGAAATGAGTGCTTGCTTAGAAACGATGCAACCGTTTCATACAGTTAATGCTTCGGCTTTGATGACGTCATTGCTCACTCTTTCTCGAAGTAGTTACGCTTGGCTTCCTCAAG
- the LOC139873395 gene encoding protein NUCLEAR FUSION DEFECTIVE 6, mitochondrial-like isoform X1: MAGAAAARSFFRSTSVRNATARVTCESKCKTGTSPSPSSFRFSTIKPNSNRIIFRCPVEMSACLETMQPFHTVNASALMTSLLTLSRSSYAWLPQGVDDTS, encoded by the exons ATGGCCGGCGCCGCCGCTGCCAGATCATTCTTCCGGTCAACTTCCGTCCGTAACGCCACCGCCAGAGTCACCTGCGAATCCAAATGCAAAACCGGCACATCTCCTTCTCCTTCTTCATTTCGCTTCTCAACAATAAAACCTAATTCTAATCGCATCATTTTCAG GTGTCCAGTAGAAATGAGTGCTTGCTTAGAAACGATGCAACCGTTTCATACAGTTAATGCTTCGGCTTTGATGACGTCATTGCTCACTCTTTCTCGAAGTAGTTACGCTTGGCTTCCTCAAG